Proteins encoded together in one Pithys albifrons albifrons isolate INPA30051 chromosome 29, PitAlb_v1, whole genome shotgun sequence window:
- the ZMAT4 gene encoding zinc finger matrin-type protein 4 isoform X2 codes for MPAKSASITCCTPSTEAAQRKSSGQKTDGDSVDKNKCCTLCNMSFTSAVVADSHYQGKIHAKRLKLLLGEQPALKATEAALGSLKAPHTDSAPAVPCPPQRRDSDRYCQLCAAWFNNPMMAQQHYDGKKHKKNAARADLLEQLGKTLDLGELRGLKRSYTCNTCNVTLNSIEQYHAHLKGSKHQTNLKNQ; via the exons ATGCCAGCAAAGTCCGCCTCTATTACATGCTGCACCCCATCGACGGAGGCTGCCCAGCGAAAAAGCTCCGGTCAGAAAAC TGATGGTGACTCAGTGGATAAGAACAAATGCTGCACACTATGTAACATGTCCTTTACCTCAGCAGTGGTGGCCGACTCGCATTACCAAGGGAAAATCCATGCCAAAAGGTTAAAACTGTTGCTAGGGGAACAACCAGCATTAAAGGCCACAG AAGCTGCCCTGGGCTCCCTGAAGGCGCCGCACACGGACAGTGCCCCGGCGGTGCCGTGCCCGCCCCAGCGCCGGGACTCGGACCGGTACTGCCAGCTCTGCGCAGCCTGGTTCAACAACCCCAtgatggcacagcagcactATGATGGCAAAAAGCACAAGAAGAACGCGGCCAGGGCTGacctcctggagcagctgggcaAGACCCTGGACCTGGGGGAGCTGAGAG GCCTGAAGCGCAGCTACACCTGCAACACCTGCAACGTCACCCTGAACTCCATAGAGCAGTACCACGCACACCTGAAGGGCTCCAAACATCAGACCAA CCTCAAGAACCAGTAG